The sequence below is a genomic window from Sulfurihydrogenibium subterraneum DSM 15120.
GGTATAGGTGTTCCTCAGATTACAGCTATTGCGAAATGTTCTGAAGTAACTAAAAAGTATGGAAAGACGCTGATTGCTGACGGTGGTATTAGATACTCAGGAGATATAGTGAAAGCCATAGCAGCTGGTGCTGATACAGTAATGCTTGGAAGTCTTTTTGCTGGTACAGAAGAAGCTCCTGGAGACAGAATATTCTACCAAGGAAGGTCTTACAAAGTTTACAGAGGAATGGGTTCACTTGGCGCAATGAAAGCAAGATTTAGTAGCGATAGATACTCTCAAGAAAATGTAGAAAAGTTTGTTCCAGAAGGAATAGAAGGAAGAATACCTTTTAAAGGACCACTATCTGACGTTGTTTACCAGCTCGTTGGAGGATTAAGGTCTGGAATGGGATACACAGGTTGTAAGACAATAAAAGAACTTCAAGAAAAAACTAAATTTATAAAGATAACTAATGCTGGACTAAGAGAGTCCCATGCCCACGACATATATATAACTCAAGAAGCACCTAACTATTGGATAGATTAGGAGGACAAATAATGAAAAAAGTTAAAAATTTTAATGATTTTGATTTACTCTTAGCTCAAGAGATAACAAATTTAGACAGATTTATAGTAAAAAGCCCACTTGGAACGAACGAATTTTGGAGTGAGTGGCAGAAGAAAGCTGGAGAGATAGTAGTAACAAAAGCTGCTATAAAAAAAGCTATAAGAGTTTATGAAAAAAAACTATCACCTGGACAGATAGTTAAACTTTCTGCAATGCTTGAGTCTTTTAAAGAAATAGCCTCTTATTTAGAACTTCTCAGAGAGACTGCCTTAAAACTAAAAGGTATAGATTCAGATGGATTTAACCTTTTTGACACAATAGAAGGCGAAAACGACGAAGAAATCTAAAAGGAGGGTACGTATTTATGTTTGATAACTATCTAACGTTAAAAGATGTTGATGTATCAGGAAAAAGGGTTTTTGTAAGAGTTGATTACAACGTCCCATTAGATGAATACGGCAATATTGTTGATGACGTAAGAATAAGAGAAACTATCCCTACTATAAACTACCTTTTAGACAGAAATGCAAAAATAATCCTTGCATCTCACCTCGGAAGACCAAAAGGAAAACCAGACCCTAAATACTCTTTATATCCTGTTGCAAAAAGGTTAGAAAGACTCCTTAACAAAGAAGTTAAATTTTTACCAGACTGTATTGGAAAAGATATTGAAGAAGAAATTTTCAAAATGAAAGAAAGAGATATAATCCTTTTAGAGAACCTGAGATTTCACAAAGAAGAAGAGGCTAACGATCCAGAATTTGCTAAAAAACTTGCCTCTCTATCAGAAATCTATGTAGTAGATGCATTTGGAACTTGCCACAGAAAACACGCTTCTGTTTACGGAATAAAAGATTTTATCCAGCCTGTTGTGATGGGATTCTTACTTGAAAGAGAACTTGAGTACTTTAGAAAAGCTCTTTTAAACCCTCAAAGACCTGTAGTAGCTTTCTTAGGAGGGTCTAAAGTATCATCTAAATTAGGTGTAATAGAGTTTTTAATAGATAAGGTAGATAAGATTTTTATCGGCGGAGCTATGGCTTTTACATTTATAAAAGCGATGGGATACAATGTAGGTTCATCGTTAGTTGAAGATGATATGCTTGAAAAAGCATTAGAGATTATGGAAAAAGCAAAACAAAAAGATGTAAAGTTTTACCTACCAGTAGACTTTGTCTGTGGTCAGGCTGTTTCAGACCAAACGCCAGTTGTAGAAGTA
It includes:
- a CDS encoding phosphoglycerate kinase translates to MFDNYLTLKDVDVSGKRVFVRVDYNVPLDEYGNIVDDVRIRETIPTINYLLDRNAKIILASHLGRPKGKPDPKYSLYPVAKRLERLLNKEVKFLPDCIGKDIEEEIFKMKERDIILLENLRFHKEEEANDPEFAKKLASLSEIYVVDAFGTCHRKHASVYGIKDFIQPVVMGFLLERELEYFRKALLNPQRPVVAFLGGSKVSSKLGVIEFLIDKVDKIFIGGAMAFTFIKAMGYNVGSSLVEDDMLEKALEIMEKAKQKDVKFYLPVDFVCGQAVSDQTPVVEVAWQEIPKGWLGLDIGHASVILIKEILKDAQTIVWNGPMGVFEIDKFKMGTFELAHAIAESPALSIAGGGDTDYAIHKAGVVDKIGYLSTGGGAFLELLEGKQLPCLQAITKKET